In one Cyclopterus lumpus isolate fCycLum1 chromosome 22, fCycLum1.pri, whole genome shotgun sequence genomic region, the following are encoded:
- the adi1 gene encoding 1,2-dihydroxy-3-keto-5-methylthiopentene dioxygenase — protein MAVEAWYMDSSEEGQRKPHRRNPNEPVSLDKLKRLGVFYWKLNADIYETDPELERIRKEQGYSYMDIISIHKDTLPNYEEKLKMFFEEHLHLDDEIRYILDGQAYFDVRCEEERWIRIAMKKGDMITLPAGIYHRFTMDETNYTKAMRLFVGEPVWKAYNRPADDFDARQKYLASLQEPGEKAV, from the exons ATGGCGGTGGAAGCCTGGTACATGGACAGCTCCGAGGAGGGCCAGAGAAAGCCGCACAGGCGGAACCCCAACGAGCCCGTTTCACTGGACAAGCTGAAGAGGCTCGGGGTGTTTTACTGGAAG CTGAATGCTGACATCTATGAAACCGACCCAGAGCTGGAGAGGATTCGCAAAGAACAAGGCTACTCTTACATGGACATCATCTCCATTCACAAGGACACACTGCCCAACTATGAGGAGAAG CTGAAGATGTTCTTTGAGGAGCACCTGCACCTGGATGATGAGATCCGCTACATCCTGGACGGCCAGGCCTACTTTGACGTCAGGTGCGAGGAGGAGCGCTGGATCCGGATCGCCATGAAGAAGGGGGACATGATCACCCTGCCGGCCGGCATCTACCACCGCTTCACCATGGACGAGACT AACTACACCAAAGCCATGAGGCTGTTTGTGGGGGAGCCGGTGTGGAAGGCTTATAACCGGCCCGCCGACGACTTCGACGCCCGGCAGAAGTACTTGGCTTCTCTGCAGGAACCCGGAGAGAAAGCTGTGTGA
- the dnal1 gene encoding dynein light chain 1, axonemal isoform X2, whose amino-acid sequence MAKATTVKEALAKLEEKSGEKVSESKAIKLYGQVPAIEKMDASLSTLTNCEKLSLSTNCIEKITNLNGLKNLRILSLGRNNIKSLNGLEVVGETLEELWISYNLIEKLKGVQSMKKLRVFYMSNNLVKDWEFVRLADLPCLADLVFVGNPLEEKHSAEGTWMDEASKRLPNLRKLDGTPIIKQEEEEADGES is encoded by the exons ATG GCCAAAGCGACAACTGTGAAAGAAGCCCTGGCCAAGTTG GAGGAGAAGTCAGGGGAGAAAGTGAGCGAGAGTAAAGCCATAAAACTGTATGGTCAGGTTCCTGCCATAGAGAAGATGGATGCCTCTCTCTCCACACTCACCAACTGCGA GAAGCTCTCTCTTTCCACAAACTGCATTGAAAAAATAACCAATCTCAATGGCCTGA AGAACTTGAGGATATTGTCATTAGGAAGGAACAATATTAAGTCTCTCAATGGGCTG GAGGTAGTGGGGGAAACACTAGAAGAGTTGTGGATCTCCTACAACTTGATCGAGAAGCTGAAGGGAGTTCAATCCATGAAGAAGCTCCGAGTCTTCTACATGTCCAACAACCTGGTCAAAGATTGGG AGTTTGTGAGGCTGGCCGACCTGCCGTGCCTCGCAGACCTGGTGTTTGTTGGAAACCCTCTGGAGGAGAAGCATTCGGCCGAGGGAACCTGGATGGATGAGGCCTCGAAAAGACTACCTAACCTACGGAAACTAGATG GAACCCCAATCatcaaacaggaagaggaggaggccgaTGGAGAGAGCTGA
- the dnal1 gene encoding dynein light chain 1, axonemal isoform X1: MAKATTVKEALAKLEEKSGEKVSESKAIKLYGQVPAIEKMDASLSTLTNCEKLSLSTNCIEKITNLNGLKNLRILSLGRNNIKSLNGLEVVGETLEELWISYNLIEKLKGVQSMKKLRVFYMSNNLVKDWVEFVRLADLPCLADLVFVGNPLEEKHSAEGTWMDEASKRLPNLRKLDGTPIIKQEEEEADGES; the protein is encoded by the exons ATG GCCAAAGCGACAACTGTGAAAGAAGCCCTGGCCAAGTTG GAGGAGAAGTCAGGGGAGAAAGTGAGCGAGAGTAAAGCCATAAAACTGTATGGTCAGGTTCCTGCCATAGAGAAGATGGATGCCTCTCTCTCCACACTCACCAACTGCGA GAAGCTCTCTCTTTCCACAAACTGCATTGAAAAAATAACCAATCTCAATGGCCTGA AGAACTTGAGGATATTGTCATTAGGAAGGAACAATATTAAGTCTCTCAATGGGCTG GAGGTAGTGGGGGAAACACTAGAAGAGTTGTGGATCTCCTACAACTTGATCGAGAAGCTGAAGGGAGTTCAATCCATGAAGAAGCTCCGAGTCTTCTACATGTCCAACAACCTGGTCAAAGATTGGG TAGAGTTTGTGAGGCTGGCCGACCTGCCGTGCCTCGCAGACCTGGTGTTTGTTGGAAACCCTCTGGAGGAGAAGCATTCGGCCGAGGGAACCTGGATGGATGAGGCCTCGAAAAGACTACCTAACCTACGGAAACTAGATG GAACCCCAATCatcaaacaggaagaggaggaggccgaTGGAGAGAGCTGA